From Apium graveolens cultivar Ventura chromosome 9, ASM990537v1, whole genome shotgun sequence, the proteins below share one genomic window:
- the LOC141686322 gene encoding uncharacterized protein LOC141686322, translating to MDEYYIWIGFPRSSPEYIRGIKAILKNAFPIYKNGDQMKCPCKKCTERNWYCQDVIYDHLVCNGPSPLHADWICEVSQTKLGGTDDFEDCEMGIEFEDNLDAMFNYTHKNFENQGGCEDEPNADAKKFFRESAFGELLKLIKEAFHDANLPLPFNVAKSVIRDLGLDYEKIHACPNNCMLYWGKNKEKNECETCGVSRWVVHEKDGIVENNDPPKLIHKVAANVNYNLPPWLCMKQENLILSMLISGPDSPKNNIDVYMQPLISELKALWKDGVETYDSLTSENFNLRASALWTISDFPGYAMLSGWSTKGKLACPECHYQTSSVYLKHSKKTVYMNHRKFLDPTHEWRLDKKRFNGEMEMGNSPVPLTGTEIEELLWGFLDVDGVVENNSNDFGKYGTNVENHIGTKKNKDGRIFKMKDAYWKAAHRYILFNSDNKEIESLIEEHRAFMDGLASQQKYKRERAHMEDFWKWLKDEVLKKENISRDLKVFALGPNRLARKFTGYVINGYRFHTKFRDSRCTTQNSGVFLTAETTTFASSKDHNPVVGGVNYYGSIEEIFELDYWGAFTVVLFKCCWFQEEKDHFGLTRVNFNKLRQKFDPFVLSSQVQQVFYMDDQVEKNCQYVIKKLPRDWCDTENQNAMEEDLSSYHSYNIGINFETEGVWIRDDVPLTQIRVPSP from the exons ATGGACGAGTATTACATTTGGATAGGTTTTCCAAGATCCAGTCCAGAGTATATAAGAGGGATAAAAGCAATTTTGAAAAATGCATTTCCCATCTACAAAAATGGCGATCAAATGAAGTGTCCGTGCAAAAAATGTACTGAACGTAATTGGTACTGTCAAGATGTCATCTACGATCATCTTGTTTGCAATGGCCCTTCTCCGTTACATGCCGATTGGATCTGTGAGGTTTCACAGACAAAATTAGGAGGTACTGATGACTTTGAAGATTGTGAAATGGGGATTGAATTTGAAGACAATTTAGATGCAATGTTCAATTATACGCATAAGAATTTTGAAAATCAAGGAGGCTGTGAAGACGAACCAAATGCAGACGCTAAGAAATTTTTTCG TGAGTCTGCATTTGGAGAATTACTAAAGCTGATCAAAGAAGCGTTTCATGATGCCAATCTCCCTTTGCCTTTTAATGTTGCAAAGAGTGTCATTAGGGATTTAGGCCTTGACTACGAGAAAATACACGCGTGCCCCAACAACTGCATGTTGTATTGGggtaaaaataaagaaaaaaatgAATGTGAAACTTGTGGTGTGTCGAGGTGGGTTGTACATGAAAAAGATGGCATCGTTGAAAATAATGATCCACCGAAGTTGATTCATAAAGTAGCAGCAAAC GTAAATTATAACCTTCCCCCCTGGCTATGTATGAAACAAGAAAATCTAATTCTGTCCATGTTAATATCCGGTCCAGATTCTCCCAAGAACAATATTGATGTTTATATGCAGCCCTTAATTTCGGAGTTGAAAGCATTGTGGAAAGATGGTGTCGAAACTTATGATTCCCTGACCAGCGAGAATTTTAATTTACGAGCAAGCGCGTTGTGGACAATAAGCGATTTTCCGGGGTACGCTATGTTATCAGGCTGGAGTACGAAGGGGAAACTAGCATGTCCAGAGTGCCATTATCAGACTTCTTCTGTTTATTTGAAACATAGCAAAAAAACTGTCTACATGAATCATAGAAAGTTTCTTGATCCGACACACGAGTGGAGGCTAGATAAGAAGAGATTTAATGGTGAAATGGAAATGGGGAATAGTCCAGTGCCATTAACAGGAACAGAAATTGAAGAGTTATTATGGGG GTTTCTGGACGTCGATGGAGTAGTAGAAAATAATTCAAATGATTTTGGAAAATATGGAACCAATGTGGAAAATCACATCGGAACAAAAAAGAATAAGGATGGCAGGATATTCAAAATGAAAGATGCATATTGGAAGGCAGCGCATCGTTATATTCTTTTTAATTCCGATAATAAGGAAATAGAAAGTTTAATCGA GGAGCATCGAGCTTTCATGGATGGTCTTGCAAGTCAGCAAAAATATAAAAGGGAACGAGCACACATGGAAGACTTTTGGAAATGGTTAAAAGATGAGGTTCTaaaaaaagaaaatatttcaagGGATTTAAAGGTGTTTGCTTTGGGGCCTAATCGACTAGCTAGGAAGTTTACGGGCTATGTAATAAATGGATACAGATTCCATACCAAATTTAGAGATTCCCGATGTACTACACAAAATAGTGGGGTATTTTTAACAGCCGAGACCACTACCTTTGCAAGCTCGAAAGACCATAATCCAGTAGTTGGGGGTGTCAATTACTACGGATCAATCGAAGAAATATTCGAACTTGACTATTGGGGAGCTTTTACAGTGGTCCTGTTTAAATGTTGCTGGTTCcaggaagaaaaagatcatttTGGTCTTACTCGAGTAAACTTTAATAAGTTACGCCAAAAATTTGATCCTTTTGTCCTATCTTCACAAGTTCAGCAAGTGTTTTACATGGATGATCAAGTTGAGAAAAACTGTCAATATGTTATCAAAAAATTACCGAGGGACTGGTGTGACACTGAAAATCAGAACGCAATGGAAGAAGACTTGAGCAGTTATCATTCATATAATATTGGAATAAATTTTGAAACTGAAGGGGTTTGGATTAGGGACGATGTTCCTTTAACACAAATTCGTGTTCCATCTCCTTAG